The Elaeis guineensis isolate ETL-2024a chromosome 13, EG11, whole genome shotgun sequence genome includes a region encoding these proteins:
- the LOC140853237 gene encoding large ribosomal subunit protein uL6m-like: protein MEAKFFRFLKIVGVGFRARTEVEGRQLFLKLGYSHEIEFAVPPAVRVFCFKPNIICCTGIDKQRVHQFAGAVRSCKPPEVYKGKGILYIDEVVKKKQGKKSK, encoded by the coding sequence ATGGAAGCCAAATTCTTTCGGTTTCTAAAGATTGTGGGAGTTGGGTTTAGAGCAAGAACTGAAGTAGAAGGTCGCCAACTGTTCTTAAAATTGGGCTACAGTCATGAGATTGAATTTGCTGTTCCTCCTGCTGTTCGTGTTTTCTGCTTTAAACCCAACATTATTTGTTGTACGGGGATAGACAAACAAAGGGTACACCAGTTTGCAGGTGCTGTTCGTAGCTGTAAGCCCCCTGAAGTCTACAAAGGCAAGGGTATATTGTACATTGATGAAGTGGTAAAGAAGAAGCAAGGAAAAAAATCAAAGTGA